The following proteins are encoded in a genomic region of Anabas testudineus chromosome 13, fAnaTes1.2, whole genome shotgun sequence:
- the n4bp2l2 gene encoding NEDD4-binding protein 2-like 2, which produces MSCSESSSTNCPDVGNVCVGEERRDDSVDKTTKCVSNDCSSPDSNVRERVLKEVGLTSNTFIGPALPSETVKSDIDNKLSEFYKELEKVDIPDGASGNPGKQEGGFVHPPTTSKMSNAKDTQDVSQERIDKTSRSEETDGYEKSSGQRQASWPHWYQNEPYYSRRPGFEQSTGGAAFAQYRRHDPQPRNRTPNSGFHRPPFHHPAPPSEFPNLQIPPLHMNPNWDESGMPNQYEEDSHFPIFHSLPPPNVCRPPSQGFYGNPKHPFDRVGHGGSYSAQSKNVNTGWPRDREEEWPQLAEHYDRCQRFDSDNEQWEEQRHYQPRDNTHESPSSLVLILMRGLPGSGKSTLARELLSTSPSGLILSTDDYFAHRDGYCYEPGLLGKAHEWNQSRAKDGMHQGRSPIIIDNTNIQAWEMKPYVKMALESGYRVDFCEPDTSWKFDPYELERRNKHGVPQDKISQMLDRFSFPISIDIVMSSEDPPHVNQRHRPRQPQNMRKQYFH; this is translated from the exons ATGTCTTGCAGTGAATCCTCCTCTACGAACTGTCCGGACGTAGGAaacgtgtgtgtgggtgaagagagaagagatgacTCTGTTGATAAAACCACTAAATGTGTGAGCAATGACTGCAGCAGTCCAGACAGCAATGTGAGGGAGAGGGTGTTAAAGGAGGTAGGACTCACCAGTAACACTTTCATTGGTCCAGCATTACCTTCAGAAACAGTCAAATCAGACATTGACAACAAACTGAGTGAGTTTTACAAAGAGCTTGAAAAGGTCGATATACCTGATGGTGCTAGTGGTAACCCAGGGAAACAAGAAGGAGGTTTTGTGCATCCACCCACAACTTCTAAAATGTCTAATGCGAAAGACACTCAAGATGTAAGCCAGGAGAGAATTGATAAGACAAGTAGATCTGAAGAAACAGACGGCTATGAGAAAAGCAGTGGACAGAGACAAGCATCCTGGCCACACTGGTATCAGAATGAGCCATACTACAGCAGGAGACCAGGGTTTGAACAGAGCACCGGTGGAGCTGCTTTTGCACAGTATCGAAGGCATGATCCTCAGCCACGAAACCGAACACCAAACTCAGGATTTCACAGACCACCATTTCATCACCCAGCACCTCCATCTGAATTCCCAAATTTACAAATCCCACCACTGCACATGAATCCCAACTGGGATGAATCAGGCATGCCAAACCAGTATGAAGAGGACTCACATTTTCCAATATTTCATAGTTTACCACCCCCCAATGTGTGCCGTCCCCCCTCTCAGGGCTTTTATGGAAATCCTAAACACCCCTTCGACAGGGTTGGACATGGTGGTAGCTACAGTGCACAATCGAAAAATGTAAATACGGGATGGCctagagacagagaagaagaatggCCTCAATTAGCTGAACATTATGACAGGTGCCAGAGATTTGATTCAGACAATGAACAGTGGGAGGAACAACGTCACTACCAACCTCGTGATAACACCCATGAATCCCCTTCTTCCTTGGTGCTGATCTTGATGAGGGGTTTACCAGGATCTGGGAAGTCAACACTGGCTAG GGAGTTGCTCTCCACTAGCCCCAGTGGCCTAATTCTGAGCACAGACGACTACTTTGCTCACAGAGATGGCTACTGCTATGAGCCAGGTCTTCTTGGAAAAGCACATGAATGGAACCAGAGCAGAG CTAAAGATGGTATGCACCAAGGCCGGTCTCCCATTATTATTGATAATACAAACATCCAAGCCTGGGAAATGAAGCCCTATGTCAAAATG GCTTTGGAGAGCGGATACAGAGTGGACTTCTGTGAACCTGACACCAGCTGGAAGTTCGACCCTTATGAGCTAGAGAG GAGGAACAAGCATGGTGTTCCCCAAGACAAAATCTCACAGATGCTGGATCGCTTTTCATTTCCAATATCCATAGACATTGTGATGAGTTCAGAAGATCCACCTCATGTGAACCAGAGACATCGACCACGGCAGCCACAGAATATGAGAAAACAATATTTCCATTAA